A window of the Plasmodium knowlesi strain H genome assembly, chromosome: 2 genome harbors these coding sequences:
- a CDS encoding 3'-5' exonuclease, putative, with the protein MRPLFRKFMGTFSTVHPHHGKGQYLSPLTFPGSVIYVHDENVHKYEKSIIQYLRTDIIGFDTEFVLELSEGSSNHVDGGKVPPRCQSLSDGSHNNGMLNSILSSTSPKRVDFIKEIKSKGFTAMSTEGKFLKRVQRRNYPPWSEKKTLCLIQLSSKNLCFVFNINKLKGKIPMCVKEIMEDEKIKKVCHDIRNDKDMFEDQDIQIRNTFDLYDFCMKNYLYPPSLQFLVKLFLKKNLEKHFRLSNWLSHDLKEEQILYAAADAYASREVYMVLKEMGKVNQSCGENQLCDLPSKGRTNVTSSVKDPHRITAIDKEENTSDAKKLYCETPQEGEIKNSVLSAGIQQCSNTQIVDETKRSTAAMHNSVTTIEQNDTKLRQNSTEMEKQTYEFFGRHEISTIHELKSKIHVKCAQLCNISFVEEMVFAGNGYKNRMSLQDLERGRSLIVLHSQGFDEEVKCCQEILSYMDIVA; encoded by the coding sequence ATGCGACCGCTTTTTAGAAAATTCATGGGGACCTTTTCAACAGTCCATCCGCACCATGGAAAAGGTCAATACTTAAGTCCGTTGACGTTCCCGGGCTCGGTTATATACGTGCATGATGAAAATGTCCATAAGTATGAAAAGAGCATAATACAGTACCTACGTACGGACATCATCGGGTTCGATACGGAATTCGTTTTGGAGCTAAGTGAAGGCAGCTCGAACCATGTGGACGGCGGGAAGGTTCCTCCAAGATGTCAATCACTCAGTGACGGCAGCCACAACAACGGAATGCTAAATAGTATTCTATCAAGCACATCCCCAAAAAGAGTAGATTTTATCAAGGAGATTAAATCGAAAGGGTTCACGGCAATGTCGACAGAaggtaaatttttaaaaagagtaCAGAGGAGAAATTATCCACCATGGAGTGAGAAGAAAACGCTATGCCTCATTCAGCTAAGTTCGAAAAATTTGTGCTTCGTCTTTAACATTAACAAACTCAAGGGGAAAATCCCCATGTGTGTGAAGGAAATTATggaggatgaaaaaataaaaaaagtgtgccATGACATTCGAAATGACAAAGATATGTTCGAAGACCAAGATATTCAAATAAGGAACACTTTCGATTTATATGATTTTTGCATGAAAAATTATCTGTACCCTCCTTCGTTACAATTTTTAGTTAAattatttcttaaaaagaATTTAGAAAAGCATTTTCGATTGTCTAACTGGTTAAGTCATGACTTGAAGGAGGAGCAAATTCTGTATGCTGCTGCCGATGCCTATGCGTCGAGGGAGGTCTATATGGTCTTAAAGGAAATGGGCAAGGTGAATCAGTCGTGTGGGGAGAACCAATTGTGTGATCTGccttcaaagggaaggactAATGTAACCTCTTCTGTGAAGGATCCCCATCGGATAACTGCAATcgataaggaagaaaacacaaGTGATGCCAAAAAACTTTATTGTGAGACCCCTCAAGAgggagaaattaaaaatagtgTTCTGTCAGCGGGGATACAGCAATGTAGTAACACTCAAATAGTAGATGAAACGAAAAGGAGCACTGCCGCAATGCACAACTCTGTCACGACGATTGAACAGAATGACACTAAGCTGCGGCAAAACTCCACAGAGATGGAAAAACAAACGTATGAATTTTTTGGAAGACATGAAATAAGCACTATTCATGagttaaaaagtaaaattcaCGTGAAATGTGCCCAACTGTGTAACATATCTTTTGTTGAAGAAATGGTATTTGCAGGCAATGGCTATAAAAATCGGATGTCCTTGCAGGACCTGGAGAGAGGCAGATCCCTCATCGTGCTGCATTCGCAGGGCTTCGATGAGGAAGTGAAGTGCTGCCAGGAAATACTGAGTTATATGGACATCGTGGCGTAA
- a CDS encoding cyclin-dependent kinases regulatory subunit, putative: MSFDNIGCNMNLSIHKIFSARYSAPNKVSDDCKPVAKKRRCTISLANEPNAHQRNHIDYLNYNFNNAFTKRRKYSSPYSLTNQNKKFTPLKCRTQLRSSVDESIKKSAAVRSIVKKTMKKNKSEIYEHNEQNYLNMSKAYYLNRLEGAGSTGQLSHPGPVTESNHTIGNPEMTEHRRNLNETYILSSTTQSENTKGYINTNADSQNTFRETLPMYINSESTISSFNLDRELENKLYLEGVAPNGNAKGALRISQEERDVRKKADMYKTNAPVTDYGARYRPNHLRKDDEERKKIIESHPRKRRHTTQFLRDQDRYNYSDSNYLNIYTEGEMNHKSSTRRHSDAIRCKSLNGLYYSDVTNEPSVYSFRSEALPQSYNSSRRLDASRNSQQKECYTDKDSDNPLFHTCFFKNAEEFENGDIKRKENVEPMNPNEEDDSVLKNDAEYLFSTGFFKDIYSNIQRKGELNFIDELLEADDEYYISKTKLNKIIENAKNKEMKYHYIDRMFLYRHAKNVIDDADYETYRNKCRTQHKYLDVPFPNLTELMNLKSVGIFDEVDDTDEYYHAEVKLLEKYYYTSRGADLPEEGNLQKGYKDKMKMPTPMAMPMTMPMTMPMAMSRGHKGSDEEVVQNGDEVKEEDGITNETIVGREVLLKEEPCDGENPIEHMNKLENMNQPEQRIVLSSRNGPFNDSEYNDDLSDREKREKLICVMNKMKREKDSFFERILDAPDFSKILEPVFSLNESFLLSHQLFNVQYAAQLGPVVYLIKTEDEHYVYRAIEVSRLFEEKVKSILDNQKANGNSKDRNDYYDCFSNEKFPFLHELDVKYYLRIPMSTGWNHFGYLKNQNNVLFFRRRKNT; encoded by the exons ATGTCGTTCGACAACATCGGGTGTAACATGAACCTGAGCATCCACAAGATATTCAGCGCGAGGTACAGCGCCCCCAACAAAGTGAGCGATGACTGCAAACCCGTggcgaaaaaaaggaggtgcACCATCTCACTTGCGAATGAACCAAACGCACACCAAAGGAACCACATAGACTACCTTAACTATAATTTTAACAATGCTTTTACCAAGCGGAGGAAGTATTCCTCCCCCTATTCCCTGACCaaccaaaataaaaagttcaCTCCACTAAAGTGCAGAACCCAACTTAGAAGCAGCGTCGATGAgagtattaaaaaaagtgccGCTGTGCGATCCATAGTGAAAAAaacgatgaagaaaaataagtccgaaatatatgaacacaaTGAACAGAACTACTTGAACATGAGTAAGGCATACTATCTCAACAGGTTGGAGGGAGCAGGGAGTACTGGACAGTTATCCCATCCGGGACCGGTAACAGAATCAAACCATACGATTGGAAACCCAGAAATGACAGAGCATAGGAGGAATTTAAACGAAACGTATATCTTGAGTAGCACCACTCAGAGTGAAAACACAAAGGGATACATTAACACAAATGCAGATAGCCAAAATACATTCAGAGAGACTCTCCCCATGTACATAAACTCCGAGTCCACAATTTCTAGTTTCAACTTAGATCGTGAATTGGAGAATAAGTTATACTTAGAAGGAGTTGCACCGAATGGTAATGCAAAAGGTGCACTACGTATTTCCCAGGAAGAAAGGGATGTCCGAAAAAAAGCGGACATGTATAAAACGAATGCCCCTGTGACAGATTACGGGGCACGATATCGTCCCAATCATCTAAGGAAGGATGacgaggaaagaaaaaaaataatagaaaGCCATCCACGGAAGAGAAGACACACTACGCAGTTTTTAAGGGACCAAGACAGATACAATTACTCCGATTCTAATTatctaaatatatatactgaGGGAGAAATGAATCACAAGAGCAGCACCCGCAGACACAGTGATGCCATCAGGTGTAAATCTCTCAATGGACTCTACTACAGTGATGTTACGAATGAACCAAGCGTGTATTCCTTCAGGAGCGAAGCTCTCCCCCAAAGTTACAACAGTAGTCGACGTTTGGATGCCTCACGGAATTCTCAACAAAAGGAGTGCTACACGGACAAGGACTCCGACAACCCCCTCTTTCACACTTGCTTCTTTAAGAACGCGGAGGAGTTCGAAAACGGAGACATAAAGCGAAAGG AGAACGTCGAACCGATGAACCCAAACGAAGAAGACGACTCGGTCCTGAAGAACGACGCAGAGTACCTCTTCAGCACGGGGTTCTTCAAGGACATCTACTCCAACATACAACGGAAGGGAGAGCTGAACTTCATCGACGAACTCCTTGAAGCAGACGACGAATATTATATTAGTAAAACCAAACTAAACAAAATTAtcgaaaatgcaaaaaacaaggaaatgAAATACCACTACATCGACCGTATGTTCTTGTATAGACATGCGAAAAATGTAATAGACGACGCGGATTATGAGACATACAGAAATAAGTGTAGAACACAACACAAGTACTTAGATGTACCTTTTCCTAATCTTACCGAATTAATGAATCTAAAGTCGGTTGGCATTTTTGACGAGGTCGATGATACGGATGAGTACTATCACGCTGAGGTGAAGCTTCTGGAGAAATATTACTACACATCAAGAGGGGCCGACCTTCCAGAGGAGGGTAACCTCCAGAAGGGATACAaagacaaaatgaaaatgccCACGCCTATGGCTATGCCTATGACTATGCCTATGACTATGCCTATGGCAATGAGCAGAGGCCACAAGGGAAGCGATGAAGAGGTAGTTCAGAACGGGGATGaagtaaaagaggaagatggTATCACAAATGAGACCATAGTAGGGAGGGAAGTACTATTAAAAGAGGAACCATGTGATGGAGAAAATCCAATAGAACACATGAATAAattggaaaatatgaatCAACCTGAACAAAGGATTGTCCTCTCAAGTAGAAACGGACCCTTTAACGATAGCGAATATAATGACGACCTTTCGGACAGagagaaaagggagaaattaATTTGCGTgatgaataaaatgaagagagaAAAGGATTCGTTTTTTGAAAGAATCTTAGATGCACCTGACTTTTCCAAAATTCTAGAACCCGTTTTTTCATTAAACGAAAGCTTCCTCCTCTCGCACCAGCTATTTAATGTACAGTATGCAGCCCAGCTAGGACCCGTTGTCTATCTCATCAAAACGGAGGACGAACATTATGTCTACAGAGCGATTGAAGTCAGCAGACTCTTCGAAGAAAAGGTAAAATCCATCCTCGACAACCAGAAGGCTAATGGTAATTCGAAGGACAGAAATGATTACTACGATTGCTTCTCTAATGAGAAGTTCCCCTTCCTCCACGAGCTCGACGTTAAGTACTACCTACGCATCCCCATGAGCACGGGGTGGAACCACTTTGGCTACCTGAAGAACCAAAACAATGTGCTCTTCTTCCGTAGACGTAAGAATACCTAG
- a CDS encoding V-type proton ATPase subunit C, putative: MSESPMCLFIACSTRDNTSREYIYTILKNRLLGSHVCIDTNILDVPTNLKFCSFDDLLKCADDLQKYDSYAYGCLKKIEKLAKEYDENIELKIIYQRQHINIDQYIRRFTWDDAKYPRNRSLTDTIDVMVNNITKLSDEIHIKSSMLNDLKEKKKKDIPKTDTNNFFLKNLNEILTPQTVSQADFMETEYLTTLIAYIPKNSVDEWLASYEKFSQYVVPRSTEQFKGLVDKDGNTLWKVYVFKKFAESFKEAAKLKKFVVKSFKYDEQKYNDVMESRTKVEAEIIRQETFLRRMCLAAFSDIFSAFIHINILRVFCESVLRFGVPPNFASFSIRINGESKEKKVRKKLYDIFSSTDSIGKNYIKRSDENDEEIYPYVSVSFKI; the protein is encoded by the coding sequence ATGAGCGAATCGCCTATGTGCCTGTTCATTGCGTGCTCCACGAGAGACAACACGAGCCGAGAGTACATCTACACGATCCTGAAGAACCGGCTTCTGGGTAGCCATGTGTGTATCGACACAAACATCTTGGATGTCCCAACGAACCTCAAGTTCTGCTCCTTTGACGACCTCCTCAAATGCGCAGACGATCTGCAAAAGTACGATAGTTACGCATATgggtgtttaaaaaaaattgaaaaacttGCAAAAGAGTATGATGAAAACATAGAgctaaaaattatataccaGCGACAACACATTAACATAGATCAGTACATAAGGCGCTTCACTTGGGATGATGCCAAGTACCCACGCAACCGATCCCTAACAGACACCATCGACGTGATGGTAAACAATATTACAAAGCTATCCGATGAAATTCACATAAAGTCTAGCATGCTAAAcgatttaaaagaaaagaaaaaaaaggatatccCAAAAACAGATacgaataattttttcctaaaaaatCTAAATGAAATATTGACACCACAGACAGTTAGCCAGGCAGATTTTATGGAGACAGAGTACTTGACAACATTAATTGCATACATCCCAAAGAACTCTGTTGATGAATGGCTAGCTAGTTATGAAAAATTCTCCCAGTATGTTGTCCCCAGGTCGACAGAACAATTCAAAGGGTTAGTGGACAAGGATGGAAATACGCTTTGGAAAGTCtacgtttttaaaaaatttgctgaaagttttaaagaagcggcaaaattgaaaaaattcgtAGTGAAATCTTTTAAGTATGATGAACAGAAGTACAATGATGTTATGGAATCAAGAACCAAGGTAGAAGCGGAAATTATACGACAAGAGACTTTCCTACGTAGGATGTGTTTAGCTGCTTTTTCAGATATCTTTAGCGCCTTCATTcatattaatattttaagGGTTTTTTGTGAATCCGTCCTCCGCTTTGGAGTACCCCCTAACTTTGCCTCCTTCAGCATACGCATTAACGGTGAaagcaaagagaaaaaagtgcGCAAAAAGTTGTACGACATATTTTCCTCGACCGATTCGATTGGAAAGAATTACATTAAGAGATCTGATGAGAATGACGAAGAGATATACCCCTATGTCTCTGTGTCCTTCAAAATATAA
- a CDS encoding EF hand domain-containing protein, putative, producing MDLAFYNNNKYTLNYQNEVTKKIVRKILNRLGDNKQGESPGKVDYSRKKIVDYFAEAEQLFTLHDLSKSGEVDINLFPQMARQLKQVYSAPEVRKFKKEMNIKKIQKMNLPMFLTLLKRKLLKVIDADETFDKHFKVLDMQKKDAVDLDVLRTYLGLVGDKVSPEDFDFFLKCSTEGERGALSPSDDPTRLLTITAKQYRDMLTCYQRI from the exons ATGGATTTAGCATTTTACAACAACAATAAGTACACACTTAATTATCAAAATGAAGTCACCAAGAAAATTGTGAGGAAGATTCTGAACAGGTTGGGGGATAACAAACAGGGCGAATCGCCTGGCAAGGTTGACTACAGCAG AAAGAAAATCGTGGATTACTTCGCCGAGGCCGAGCAGCTGTTCACCCTGCACGACCTTTCCAAGTCAGGCGAAGTAGACATCAATTTGTTTCCCCAAATGGCCAGGCAACTTAAACAAGTATACAGCGCACCAGAAGTTaggaaattcaaaaaagaaatgaacataaaaaaaatacaaaaaatgaatttgcCCATGTTTCTGACTCTACTGAAACGAAAGTTGTTAAAAGTCATAGACGCGGATGAAACCTTCGACAAACATTTTAAGGTCTTggatatgcaaaaaaaagacgcTGTTGATTTGGACGTCCTACGGACATATTTAGGGTTGGTGGGTGATAAAGTGAGTCCCGAAGATTTTGACTTTTTCCTGAAGTGCAGCACCGAGGGGGAGAGAGGTGCCCTTTCACCTAGTGATGACCCCACACGCTTGCTTACGATCACCGCGAAGCAGTACAGGGACATGCTCACATGTTATCAGCGCATTTGA